The genome window CCGCGTGCTAGGGGTTTTTCGCGTCATGAACCGCCTCGCAATTCTCAGCTGCACCGGCTCTAACCGCGAGGGATGACAGGAAGCGGATGACCGCCTCCGCTTCCATCTCCGCCGGGTGTCGCTTGCCGTGGAAGAAGATGAAACGCTTGACCCAGCCGACGTCCGCGTCCTCAGTCCGCCGGCTGTGGTGCGGCGTTAGAATGGCGTCGCGGACTTGATCGAGCAGCTTGGGCTTGGGTGCTGAGGACGCAGGCGGGAGGACCGGGCCAGCGGCGGGGGCGCCAGTGCCACCGAGACGAGGGGACACACGTTGTCAGAGGCGGACGCATTGCTCTCCCGAATGAAGGCTCGAGATGAGCCCAAGCGCATGGCGAGGCCGATCACGGGGTCCATCGTCGGGGCGCACCGCGTGCGCCCCGTAAACGGTTGGCGAGGGGCGGTTACTTGCGTACCCGCGCAGGTTCTCGTGACAAAGTCTTAGCGGCGCGAAGCTGGATTGCCCCCGCGCTGGCGCGCGGCCGCCATTGCTGGGCGAGTCGCTGCTCCTGCCACTTGTGCAGCCCGCGCCGCAAATAACTCGGATCGAGCCCGATAACGTGGCAAATGCTGTTGAACGTCAGCGGCGTGTCCAGCTCTTCGCTCATCAGCCACTGCTCGGCCTCGCGGAAGAGGCGCCGTTGCTGTGCGTTCTTGGGAAACATGAACTTCTGGAAACAATGGATCGCGTCCTCAAGCACCGCAATCAGCAGATGGCGCTCGCCGGTTGCGTGCCCGCCATTGCGCAGTTCGAGAATCTGTTGCGGCAGCAGCACGTCGGGCAGGAACATTTCCACTGAATCTTGTGGCCTAGGCCTGGTCATTACAGCCGATTTGTTGGTCATGATCCTGCGTTTGCCAGCAAGTGCCAGGCCAGGCCGGCTTTCCAACTGCCCGTGAGCCATTCGTATTGTTTTAGTGCCCGAATCCCACCCGGGGCATTCTACTTTTGCGAAGGTACTATCCTCCGCGCGAATCGCTCGCTTGCGCCAGGGCGGTTTTGAGTTGCCGTTCGCGGCTGCGCATGCGGCGGGCTTCGGCGGCAGAACGCTCGTGGTCGTAGCCGAGCAGATGGAGCAGGCCGTGAATCAGCAAGGTCGTGACCTCGTCAGCCAGCGCCACTTTACGTTGCTGTGCTTGGCGTGCAGCGGTCTCCAGTGAAATGACCACGTCGCCCAGAAGGCACTCGTCGCCGGCGGCACGCACCCCTTCGCGCATCGCGAAT of Deltaproteobacteria bacterium contains these proteins:
- a CDS encoding phage integrase N-terminal SAM-like domain-containing protein, giving the protein MSPRLGGTGAPAAGPVLPPASSAPKPKLLDQVRDAILTPHHSRRTEDADVGWVKRFIFFHGKRHPAEMEAEAVIRFLSSLAVRAGAAENCEAVHDAKNP
- the ybeY gene encoding rRNA maturation RNase YbeY; amino-acid sequence: MTAMPVTVLWRQRVRGLSAATLRRQAQQLLRLLREPAAELTVALVHDKEMQRLNALYRSRNRPTDVLAFAMREGVRAAGDECLLGDVVISLETAARQAQQRKVALADEVTTLLIHGLLHLLGYDHERSAAEARRMRSRERQLKTALAQASDSRGG